The segment ggagtaagctctgagaaccagctggtatggccctccaaaacaaaacaaaaaccccaaacccacaGAGTAAAACACCTTTGTATGTTTTTCTTATAAGTGCTGCACAGACAGCggttcattttttcttatttatgttatCACCCATTATTGAATGGATGTGACTGATTCAAAAATGGCTGTATGCATGAGATTAAAAGACAAGTGACATATTCTGTTATATTCATGAATTAAAAGGAACGCTAAATAGCATTTTCAGTTTATAAATATCAATGTTAGCCCCATTTGAAGCTGGGTTCCATATGtctcatatttttattagttGTTGTCTATTAGTGTGAGTGGCTTTCAGTATTGCTATATTATTCATTTAAGggatataaatttgtttttgtgaGAAACAAGTGAAGTAAAATTGATAGTGATATTTAAAATGGCTACCATTTCTCTCTGGAAGCATCGCTCCCACATTAATAAGCATGTTAGGCATGAGATTGAAAAAATGTATCTTTCCCGAAAGTCATTAATTTCCCCAGCTATGGTTATGGTGATAATAACATTAACATTTGCACCATTTATTCCTCACCATCTGTAGCGCAAATGCTTCCAACTCACATATTATTAATTGGGTTCATGCATTTTTAAACCAAAaggtaaatatttttactatggtCAGTGCTTTTtagcatttctttctctttctttctttttttttttttgcaattgtaTTTTCTGCTATTGCCAGACAATTTATGCTTTTAGTTATTTAAACTCTGTATTCACTACACTATCCTGATTTTCACTTGTTTCACAGAGGCAACCTCTCTGTACAATATATTCTGCAGCAGCCTGTAAGATATAgtgcccagagcagtgcttagaaaaaaaagagactatAATTGAAGACCCAGTACAGATACAGGATGAGATGTTTCACAGCAGATTTGTGCTACTCTTTCCTTAGTCTTTATGAAAGATGTAATAAAGTGGGAGGTCAAGGTTGGGAAGAAGCAAGAGAAAGTATtgagtaaaataatgaaaaataaaaaaagggctTCATGGATAATTGTCAACTATAGGGAAACAGGAAATATCAACATGATGGTTACCCAATGATTCTCCCAATTTCCCATGATAACTGCAGGTCCAAAGGATCGGGCAGGGTTCATGCTGGCACCAGTGTAATTAATCTATAGGGAAGAGAAAACAGTTTCAGACTTTCACGAAATAATTATTAACAAGTACATCCATTGCAATGCTCTGCCTTTGAATGGTAACTAACCAAAGAACTGAGAAATCATCAAGTTGTAAGTAGCCACATCAATATTTTTATCACCCAGTTAACAAAATAATAATCTAATTATTATTTTGGACTAGCTGACTATTACTAAAGACTAGAAATGTAACAATCTTCAGGTCAACTCTAGGGTAAGGATAAAAGAACTGCATCAATTATTTAAATGGACTTAGAGACTTACTGCAAATAAATGTCCAATTGCAACAGAGAATCCAATTGCTAAAGCTATCGAACCAGTGACATCAGTCCGTTTGGAATCACAGCTGGCAAAAATAGTAAACACCAACTGAAATGTGATTATCAACTCTACCAGGAGACCGTGACCAGCTGTAAGATTTCCATGAACCTAGAAGAGAAAAGTATTCCATTTGAACGTGTCCATTCAGATTAAGTGCAAGTACATTTTCTGTGATAACATAGCATGGTGAAAGGCATATTTTACCCTTGTAAAAAGATGGCTAATTTGAGTCTTTAATGGCTAATCGGGCAGGGTTCATGCTGGCATGAACTGAGGTTCCACCATAAGTGGAACCTAACCCTTCAAAAAAAAGGAGGAATAAATTTCCACTGATTTTTGGGCCACTTTAGGTAATCAATTGTTCTAACAATGATCAAGCAGGAGCttgtgtttaacttttttttttctactcaaggaaaaaaaaaatctgccactGCTGTACTCCACTTCTAAGAATTTCTTGAGAATGTTCTAATTTTATAAGGCAATGAATCAATTAGGTTTATATTAATTACtatatatttcaattaaaatttaaactatgTGTGGTTTTTTAATCAGCCTCGGTGCTGAGCTAACAAATGATATTCCTAATCAGCTAGCAACAAAACTAAGAATCAAATGTCAATTTATTCTTTCCAGTGTGACTCTTGATGTGGCTCATTTTAAATCTCATgaacacacaagaaacaaaatTGTTTCTTCTGCTAGTGAACCAACAAATAATTGCAATAAAAATGCCTTAAGCCAAATATATAGTCATAGTCAGTGGAatgagagagtcagagagaggagggagaaaagggagcaGAGAGCGAgctagggaaggaaggaaagaaggagagaggaaaaagtagGGGCAGAGAAGGCTAAAATCAACCCAATTTTCAAGCCACCTAGACTGAATCATATTTAAATCCCCCAGTAGCACACTGTGAGATCACATGGATGCATTCAATGTGGAAATTCAAAGTTCCCACCCCTTGAAAGAATCATCAGAAATTCCCCGGGTATAAATGAGCAACCGGTGGGTCTCAGGCCACCCGGTGTCATTTATTAGAGTCTGCGAGCAGCCTGGAGTCCTAGTTGGAGAATGAGAGCCAAAGATGCTACCGTggtcacccccaggccccccacgaCGCTGGGAGGCGTGACGAGGTAGAGAATCCCGGCTCCGACGATGGCGCCCAGGCACTGCGCGCCGATGTAGAAGGCGGACTTGGCAATGCTGATCTTCCTGGTGCAGACCATGGCCACCGTCACGGCGGGGTTGATGTGGCCGCCGCTGATGTGGCCGAAGCACTGCACCATGGTCGCTATGCTGAGTCCAAAGCAAAGGGAGATGAGAACCATGTCCACAGGTAGGGGGTTTTCTGCGCCACCCCAGTTGATAGTGGATCCCAGACTGAGGAGGACAAAAATCATCATGGCCAGAAATTCCGCAGTGACCGCTTTCCAGAAGGCTTGAGTCCAGACCCCCTTGAAGGCCACCATGATGTCTTCTCTTGTACACAAAGGTCCGCACTTACTGAAAAGCAAACGACAGACTGGCATCGGGAGCTTCCAAACCTG is part of the Sorex araneus isolate mSorAra2 chromosome 2, mSorAra2.pri, whole genome shotgun sequence genome and harbors:
- the AQP4 gene encoding aquaporin-4 isoform X2, which codes for MVAFKGVWTQAFWKAVTAEFLAMMIFVLLSLGSTINWGGAENPLPVDMVLISLCFGLSIATMVQCFGHISGGHINPAVTVAMVCTRKISIAKSAFYIGAQCLGAIVGAGILYLVTPPSVVGGLGVTTVHGNLTAGHGLLVELIITFQLVFTIFASCDSKRTDVTGSIALAIGFSVAIGHLFAINYTGASMNPARSFGPAVIMGNWENHWIYWVGPIIGAVLAGSLYEYVFCPDVELKRRFKEAFSKAAQQTKGSYMEVEDNRSQVETDDLILKPGLMHVIDIDRGEEKKGKDPSGEVLSSV
- the AQP4 gene encoding aquaporin-4 isoform X1; the protein is MSDRPAARRWGKCGPLCTREDIMVAFKGVWTQAFWKAVTAEFLAMMIFVLLSLGSTINWGGAENPLPVDMVLISLCFGLSIATMVQCFGHISGGHINPAVTVAMVCTRKISIAKSAFYIGAQCLGAIVGAGILYLVTPPSVVGGLGVTTVHGNLTAGHGLLVELIITFQLVFTIFASCDSKRTDVTGSIALAIGFSVAIGHLFAINYTGASMNPARSFGPAVIMGNWENHWIYWVGPIIGAVLAGSLYEYVFCPDVELKRRFKEAFSKAAQQTKGSYMEVEDNRSQVETDDLILKPGLMHVIDIDRGEEKKGKDPSGEVLSSV